From the genome of Muricauda sp. SCSIO 64092, one region includes:
- a CDS encoding leucine-rich repeat protein produces the protein MKKQLQLIACTVCMVLMGLKSYGQTFTVEDITYQVIGPNTVAITGNTNTGDLIIPGNVTNGGDTFTVTSIGPGTFVANDLTKVTIPESITSIGANAFTDNPGLLEVVAKGANPPPSLDPSAFGDRSEIALIVPKGSITAYEGIFGWTGFKSITEEEIAGADDFEHEVIAGTNTVRITGYKGTATSVNIPETITKGGIQYKVTHIGAGAFKDNALTSVTLPNSLTHIEAEAFRDSGLSGHLEIPDGVESIGNDAFNSRKNGAYLDSVTLPNSVTRIGQRAFAGHLLKSVNIPDKLQVLEGGVFANNNLNQVTIPESVTEIQGSAFNRNALASVTIPSSVIKIGPTAFANNNNLTIVGVESSDPPTLDGTRVFEQKDDKHFGKITVIVPRGARNNYKNADSWNLHNIREELTVNDFFTYPHVSFAKDGMHYQVTQDLDTTQTPPLPRTVKLIGRSTIGPLDVVIPDRVFHGVPYTVTAIGDNAFLGNGLTSVEIPESVTSIGESAFEGNQLGEIIIPKDMEKIGTNAFKNSGLTGHLEIPNSVTDIGFGAFSLNELTGVTISNNLETLKIGVFYGNKLESVTIPENVAIIEKSVFGNNEKLSRVVMENAHPPELANEAFIIVHFPEDDLPDGDHRHNVDVIVPRGTNPGENKYRYLHPGNDWGGFKSITEVGEIGEEFTVNGITYQVAEFNPNTVIITDNTTTGDLTIPESVTKPIEPNEGLDFRVAGIGAGAFQNSQLTRVIIPEGVTRIGANAFSGNPNLTKVELKRADPTMIEESTFANRDQIDVIVGAGGFDNYVPAWDDFKFKSIKAKVAIGETFTVERDANTAVIKYEVTAFGPTNTVTVINNEDDDRILLEIFDPVEYVGHGFKVTKIGGDAFIGRNLTGALTIPDGVESIGDFAFADNRLEDIAIPESVTRIGASAFADNQLTGVTVPENVTDIGNGAFRYNELTSVAIGRNVTDIGDGAFQGNLLTSVIIPENVTGIGANAFTDNPDLATVVSMPFVPPSIEENTFTNADRGQIDLIVPMGVPAGRIRANYEDAGWTGFRSIREGIGVSIDAPTEPVDLSAFTVTIRFDLDVTGFTIDDIDLGNAVANHFTGSGSLYTVEITPTSCNSAVTIDLPANAVDMPNSTNLPASARVAVEADPNSFVVIARDIAVQLNANGRATISPDDVDNGSYSCDGSTFELGLDIDTLSCDDVGTPVMVTLTAALGDRTATATAMVTVFGNCGPGSDSSLADFNRGFSPNGDGIGDTLVIHGLERYGNNVVRIYDLSQRLLFSAHYGGPGDAWDGTDERGLVPVGNYVCVIDYNESGLGHEAKMIYINY, from the coding sequence ATGAAAAAACAATTACAATTAATAGCATGCACCGTTTGTATGGTGCTAATGGGCCTTAAGAGCTATGGACAGACATTTACAGTTGAAGACATCACATATCAAGTAATTGGTCCCAACACGGTCGCCATAACGGGCAATACAAATACGGGAGACCTTATCATTCCCGGGAACGTAACCAATGGAGGGGATACCTTTACCGTTACCAGTATCGGGCCTGGTACTTTTGTGGCAAACGACTTGACCAAAGTGACCATTCCCGAAAGCATTACCAGTATCGGTGCCAATGCGTTTACCGACAACCCGGGCCTTTTAGAAGTGGTGGCAAAGGGCGCCAATCCTCCCCCATCCCTTGATCCAAGTGCATTTGGTGACAGAAGCGAAATAGCCCTGATAGTTCCCAAAGGTAGCATAACTGCTTATGAAGGTATTTTTGGATGGACAGGTTTCAAATCCATCACGGAAGAAGAAATCGCCGGGGCCGATGATTTCGAACATGAAGTAATAGCTGGTACCAACACGGTAAGGATTACGGGTTATAAGGGGACAGCTACCAGTGTAAACATCCCCGAAACCATAACCAAAGGGGGTATTCAATATAAGGTTACCCATATCGGGGCTGGGGCTTTTAAAGACAATGCCTTGACCAGTGTGACCCTACCGAACAGTTTGACCCACATCGAAGCAGAGGCTTTTAGGGACAGCGGATTATCTGGACATCTTGAAATTCCCGATGGTGTGGAAAGTATCGGGAATGACGCCTTTAATTCAAGAAAGAACGGCGCCTATTTGGACAGTGTGACCCTACCGAACAGTGTGACCCGTATTGGGCAGCGGGCTTTTGCAGGCCACCTGCTGAAAAGTGTGAACATACCGGACAAATTACAGGTCCTTGAGGGAGGTGTTTTTGCTAACAATAACTTGAACCAGGTGACCATTCCCGAAAGCGTTACCGAAATACAGGGAAGTGCTTTTAATCGCAACGCCTTGGCCAGTGTGACCATACCAAGTAGTGTGATCAAAATTGGGCCAACCGCTTTCGCGAATAACAACAATTTGACGATAGTAGGGGTAGAGAGCTCTGATCCCCCAACTCTAGATGGTACTCGTGTCTTTGAACAGAAAGATGACAAACACTTTGGCAAAATAACTGTAATCGTTCCCAGGGGTGCCAGAAATAATTATAAAAACGCAGACTCTTGGAATTTGCATAACATTAGAGAAGAACTGACCGTTAACGACTTCTTTACCTATCCGCATGTTTCCTTTGCGAAAGATGGTATGCATTATCAAGTAACCCAGGACCTTGACACCACACAGACCCCCCCTCTGCCCAGAACAGTGAAGTTGATCGGAAGAAGTACCATCGGCCCGCTCGATGTGGTCATACCTGATAGGGTGTTTCATGGGGTGCCCTATACTGTTACCGCTATTGGGGACAATGCTTTTTTAGGCAACGGATTGACCAGTGTGGAGATTCCCGAAAGCGTTACCAGTATTGGTGAAAGTGCTTTTGAGGGCAACCAATTGGGCGAGATCATCATACCAAAGGATATGGAAAAGATCGGAACAAATGCTTTTAAGAACAGCGGATTAACTGGACATCTTGAAATTCCCAACAGTGTTACCGATATTGGGTTTGGTGCTTTTTCCTTGAACGAATTGACCGGTGTGACCATATCAAACAATCTGGAAACTCTTAAGATCGGTGTTTTTTATGGGAATAAATTGGAGAGTGTGACCATTCCCGAAAACGTAGCGATTATCGAGAAAAGCGTTTTTGGCAACAACGAAAAGCTTTCCAGAGTTGTGATGGAGAATGCCCATCCCCCAGAACTCGCTAATGAAGCCTTTATTATTGTACACTTTCCAGAAGATGATTTACCCGACGGCGATCATCGCCACAACGTAGATGTGATCGTTCCCAGAGGCACCAATCCCGGTGAGAACAAATACCGCTATTTACACCCCGGTAATGATTGGGGAGGTTTTAAATCCATCACGGAAGTAGGAGAAATTGGCGAGGAATTTACAGTCAATGGTATCACATATCAAGTAGCGGAATTCAATCCCAACACGGTCATCATAACGGACAACACAACAACAGGAGACCTTACCATACCCGAGAGCGTAACCAAACCCATTGAACCCAATGAGGGCCTTGACTTTAGGGTTGCCGGTATCGGGGCCGGTGCTTTTCAGAACAGCCAATTGACCCGTGTGATCATTCCCGAAGGCGTTACCCGTATCGGCGCCAATGCTTTTTCGGGCAACCCAAACCTTACCAAAGTGGAATTAAAGCGCGCCGATCCCACAATGATCGAAGAAAGCACCTTTGCAAACCGTGACCAAATAGATGTGATCGTTGGCGCGGGTGGATTCGATAATTATGTACCGGCCTGGGACGACTTTAAATTTAAATCCATCAAAGCAAAAGTAGCTATTGGGGAAACCTTTACCGTTGAACGTGACGCCAACACCGCCGTTATCAAATATGAAGTAACCGCATTCGGCCCCACCAACACGGTTACCGTAATAAATAATGAAGACGACGATCGTATTCTTTTGGAAATATTCGACCCCGTGGAATATGTGGGGCACGGGTTCAAGGTCACCAAGATTGGCGGGGACGCCTTTATTGGACGAAACCTGACCGGCGCCCTTACCATACCGGACGGTGTGGAAAGTATCGGGGACTTTGCCTTTGCGGATAACCGCTTGGAGGATATTGCCATTCCCGAAAGCGTTACCCGTATCGGGGCCAGTGCCTTTGCTGACAACCAATTGACCGGTGTGACCGTTCCCGAAAATGTTACCGATATCGGCAATGGTGCTTTTCGTTACAACGAATTGACCAGCGTGGCGATTGGTCGGAACGTTACCGATATCGGGGATGGTGCCTTTCAGGGCAACCTGTTGACCAGTGTGATCATTCCCGAAAACGTTACCGGTATCGGTGCCAATGCCTTTACCGACAACCCGGACCTTGCCACGGTGGTATCAATGCCCTTCGTCCCCCCATCGATCGAAGAAAACACCTTTACAAATGCAGACCGTGGACAAATAGATCTGATCGTTCCCATGGGTGTTCCTGCCGGAAGGATCAGGGCCAACTACGAGGATGCCGGGTGGACAGGGTTCAGGTCCATCAGGGAAGGGATTGGCGTTTCCATAGACGCACCGACGGAACCGGTTGATCTATCCGCCTTTACGGTCACCATTCGGTTCGATCTGGATGTGACGGGTTTTACCATCGACGATATTGATCTGGGCAATGCCGTGGCAAACCATTTTACGGGAAGCGGTTCCCTATATACCGTGGAAATCACCCCGACATCCTGTAACAGTGCCGTTACCATTGATCTCCCTGCCAATGCAGTGGACATGCCCAATTCCACCAATCTGCCGGCAAGCGCAAGGGTGGCCGTGGAAGCGGATCCGAACAGTTTTGTGGTCATTGCCCGGGACATTGCCGTGCAGTTGAATGCCAACGGAAGGGCCACCATCTCGCCAGATGATGTGGACAATGGATCCTATAGCTGTGACGGTAGCACCTTCGAACTTGGCCTGGACATAGATACCCTTAGCTGTGACGATGTGGGCACCCCTGTGATGGTCACCCTTACCGCTGCCCTGGGCGACCGAACGGCCACGGCCACCGCCATGGT